In Cryptomeria japonica chromosome 10, Sugi_1.0, whole genome shotgun sequence, a genomic segment contains:
- the LOC131859063 gene encoding photosystem I P700 chlorophyll a apoprotein A2-like, translated as MASRFPKFNQGLAQDPTTRHIWFGIAIAHDFESHDDIAEERLYQKIFASHFGQLAIIFLWTSGNLFHVAWQGNFEAWVRDPLHVRPIAHAIWDPHFGQPAVEAFTRGGAPGPVNIAYSGVYQWWYTIGLRTNEDLYTGALFLLFLSALFLTAGWLHLQPQWKPSVSWFKNAESRLNHHLSGLFGVNSLAWMGHLVHVTIPESREHIRWDNFLDVLPHPEGLEPLFTGQWNLYAQNPDSSSHLFGTTKGARTAILTLLGGFHPQTQSLWLIDIAHHHLAIAFVFFIASHMYRTNFGIGHSIKDILEVHVPPKGLLGRGHKALYNTINNSLHFQLGLALASLGVVTSLVAQHMYSLPVISISSIHVMRS; from the coding sequence ATGGCATCAAGATTTCCAAAGTTCAACCAAGGCTTGGCCCAGGACCCAACTACTCGTCATATTTGGTTTGGTATTGCTATTGCACATGACTTTGAGAGTCATGATGATATTGCCGAAGAGCGTCTTTATCAAAAGATTTTTGCTTCTCACTTTGGTCAGTTAGCTATAATCTTTTTGTGGACCTCTGGTAATTTGTTCCACGTAGCTTGGCAAGGCAATTTCGAAGCATGGGTCCGCGACCCCTTACATGTAAGACCTATTGCTCATGCAATTTGGGATCCTCATTTTGGTCAACCGGCCGTAGAAGCCTTTACCCGAGGAGGTGCCCCCGGTCCGGTCAATATTGCTTATTCCGGTGTTTATCAGTGGTGGTATACAATTGGCTTACGCACTAATGAAGATCTTTACACTGGAGCTCTTTTCTTGCTATTTCTTTCTGCTCTCTTTTTAACAGCGGGTTGGTTGCATCTACAACCTCAATGGAAACCAAGTGTTTCATGGTTTAAAAATGCCGAATCTCGTCTCAATCATCATTTGTCAGGGCTTTTCGGAGTCAATTCTTTGGCTTGGATGGGGCATTTAGTTCATGTCACTATTCCTGAATCAAGAGAACACATAAGATGGGATAATTTTTTAGATGTATTACCGCATCCCGAAGGGTTGGAACCACTTTTTACAGGTCAGTGGAATCTTTATGCTCAAAATCCTGATTCCAGTAGTCATTTATTTGGTACTACTAAAGGGGCGAGAACTGCTATTCTAACTCTTCTCGGGGGATTTCacccacaaacacaaagtttgtggCTAATTGATATCGCGCATCATCATTTAGCTATTGCATTTGTGTTTTTCATTGCTAGCCATATGTATAGAACCAACTTTGGGATTGGACACAGTATAAAAGATATTTTAGAAGTACATGTTCCTCCGAAAGGCTTATTAGGACGCGGGCATAAGGCTCTTTACAACACAATCAATAATTCTCTTCACTTTCAATTAGGTCTTGCTCTAGCTTCTTTGGGAGTTGTTACTTCCTTGGTAGCTCAACACATGTATTCTTTACCTGTAATATCTATAAGCAGCATTCATGTAATGAGGAGTTGA